In Leisingera methylohalidivorans DSM 14336, a single genomic region encodes these proteins:
- the rplT gene encoding 50S ribosomal protein L20, with amino-acid sequence MSRVKGGTVTHARHKKVIKAAKGYYGRRKNTFKVARQAVDKANQYATRDRKNRKRNFRALWIQRINAAVRSHDEALTYSRFINGLTLAGIEVDRKVLADLAVHEPEAFGAIVRQAQDALAA; translated from the coding sequence ATGTCCCGCGTTAAAGGTGGTACCGTCACTCACGCCCGTCACAAGAAGGTCATCAAGGCAGCCAAAGGTTACTACGGCCGCCGCAAGAATACCTTCAAGGTCGCCCGTCAGGCCGTCGACAAGGCGAACCAGTATGCAACCCGCGACCGCAAGAACCGCAAGCGCAACTTCCGCGCGCTGTGGATCCAGCGGATCAACGCTGCTGTCCGTTCGCATGACGAAGCGCTGACCTATTCCCGCTTCATCAACGGCCTGACCCTGGCCGGCATCGAAGTGGACCGTAAGGTTCTGGCCGACCTGGCCGTGCATGAGCCCGAAGCCTTTGGTGCCATCGTGCGCCAGGCACAGGACGCGCTGGCCGCCTAA
- the dgcA gene encoding N-acetyl-D-Glu racemase DgcA, producing the protein MNITVTPDVFKLAQVFTISRGSRTEAKVLTVRVQKDGATGWGECVPYARYNETLDSVTAEIEGLPADFTREELQSLLPAGAARNAVDCALWDLEAKQAGKRVWELAGLDAPGPEITAYTLSLDTPEKMQAQAAENAFRPLLKIKLGTPDDMPRLEAVRAGAPDARIIIDANEGWSAGVYAELAPHLLRLGVELVEQPLPAGEDAALIGMDRPVPVCADESCHDRTSLPKLKGKYDVVNIKLDKTGGLTEALKLREQALAEGYQVMVGCMVGSSLAMAPATLVAQGAAVTDLDGPLLLAEDREEPLLFDAEGVHPPKAALWG; encoded by the coding sequence ACCGTCACCCCGGACGTCTTCAAACTGGCGCAGGTCTTCACTATCTCGCGCGGCTCGCGCACCGAGGCCAAGGTGCTGACCGTGCGGGTGCAGAAGGACGGCGCCACCGGCTGGGGCGAATGCGTGCCTTATGCCCGCTATAATGAAACGCTGGACAGCGTGACCGCCGAGATCGAGGGGCTGCCCGCTGATTTCACCCGAGAAGAGCTGCAGTCGCTGCTGCCCGCCGGCGCCGCCCGCAACGCGGTGGACTGCGCGTTGTGGGATCTGGAGGCCAAGCAGGCCGGAAAACGGGTCTGGGAACTGGCGGGTCTGGACGCGCCGGGGCCGGAAATCACCGCCTATACGCTGTCGCTCGACACGCCTGAAAAGATGCAGGCGCAGGCGGCTGAAAATGCGTTCCGCCCGCTGCTGAAGATCAAGCTGGGCACCCCCGATGACATGCCCCGGCTGGAAGCGGTGCGCGCCGGCGCCCCCGATGCCAGGATCATCATTGACGCCAACGAGGGCTGGTCGGCCGGAGTTTACGCCGAGCTGGCACCGCATCTGCTGCGGCTGGGCGTGGAACTGGTGGAACAGCCGCTGCCTGCGGGTGAAGACGCCGCGTTGATCGGCATGGACCGCCCGGTGCCGGTCTGCGCCGACGAGAGCTGCCATGACCGCACCAGCCTGCCGAAGCTCAAGGGTAAATACGACGTGGTCAACATCAAGCTGGACAAGACCGGCGGTCTGACCGAGGCGCTGAAATTGCGTGAACAGGCTTTGGCCGAGGGCTATCAGGTGATGGTCGGCTGCATGGTCGGTTCCTCGCTGGCGATGGCGCCGGCGACGCTTGTGGCGCAGGGTGCGGCGGTTACGGATCTTGACGGGCCGCTGCTTCTGGCCGAAGACCGCGAGGAACCATTGTTGTTTGATGCCGAAGGGGTCCACCCCCCGAAAGCTGCCCTGTGGGGGTGA
- a CDS encoding N-formylglutamate amidohydrolase — protein sequence MTYTPYFVHGADRPARWLITCDHATNHVPEFAGGGDLGLPRADMERHIAYDVGAYEVAKLLGGMLDAPVVASNFSRLVIDPNRGEDDPTLLMKLYDGTIIPANRHAGAAELTERLEKCYRPYHRALARLAERPGTVIVSIHSFTRQLRGREPRPWEIGILFPEGERFSPFVIEELKREDAFCTGVNQPYTGHLPGDAIETHATKPGRPNTLVELRNDLIAEHSGQHAWAGHLARILPRALDASGL from the coding sequence ATGACATACACACCCTATTTTGTTCACGGTGCAGACCGCCCCGCCCGCTGGCTGATCACCTGCGACCATGCAACCAATCATGTGCCGGAGTTTGCCGGCGGCGGCGATCTGGGCCTGCCGCGTGCGGATATGGAGCGCCACATCGCATATGACGTCGGCGCCTACGAGGTGGCCAAGCTGCTGGGCGGGATGCTGGACGCGCCGGTGGTGGCCTCGAATTTCTCCCGCCTGGTGATCGACCCCAACCGCGGCGAGGATGACCCGACGCTTCTGATGAAGCTTTACGACGGCACCATCATCCCGGCCAACCGCCACGCCGGCGCGGCCGAGCTGACCGAGCGGCTGGAGAAGTGCTACCGCCCGTACCACCGCGCCCTGGCCCGGCTGGCCGAACGCCCCGGCACGGTGATCGTTTCGATCCACAGCTTCACCCGCCAGCTGCGCGGGCGGGAACCGCGTCCTTGGGAGATCGGCATCCTGTTTCCCGAAGGCGAGCGGTTTTCACCCTTCGTGATCGAAGAACTGAAGCGCGAGGATGCGTTCTGCACCGGCGTCAATCAGCCCTACACCGGCCACCTGCCCGGCGACGCGATCGAGACCCACGCCACCAAACCCGGACGCCCCAACACGCTGGTTGAGCTTAGAAACGACCTGATCGCCGAACACAGCGGCCAGCACGCCTGGGCCGGGCATCTGGCCCGCATCCTGCCCAGGGCGCTGGACGCCTCCGGCCTCTGA
- a CDS encoding D-amino-acid transaminase yields the protein MTRTVYVNGEYLPEGEAKVSIFDRGFLFADAVYEVTSVLDGKLIDFEGHAVRLDRSLKELDMASPCSKEELLEIHRKLVELNGIEEGLVYLQVSRGSDGDRDFVFPSEDTPPSLVLFTQNKPGLADSPAAAKGAKIISIEDIRWGRRDIKTVQLLYPSMGKMMAKKAGCDDAWLIEDGYVTEGTSNNAYYVKNGKIVTRPLSNDILHGITRAAVLRLAEEAQMEIEERLFTIDEAKAADEAFTTSASAFVMPVVEIDGVALGDGTPGPIAKRLREIYLEESRKKAV from the coding sequence ATGACCCGTACCGTTTATGTGAATGGCGAATACCTGCCCGAGGGTGAGGCCAAGGTTTCGATCTTCGACCGCGGCTTCCTGTTTGCCGATGCGGTTTATGAGGTGACTTCGGTTCTGGATGGCAAGCTGATCGATTTTGAAGGCCACGCCGTGCGTCTCGACCGCTCGCTGAAAGAGCTGGACATGGCCTCGCCCTGCTCCAAGGAGGAGCTGCTGGAAATCCACCGCAAACTGGTGGAGCTGAACGGCATTGAGGAAGGCCTGGTGTATCTGCAGGTTTCCCGCGGCTCCGACGGCGACCGGGATTTCGTGTTCCCGTCCGAAGACACCCCGCCGAGCCTGGTGCTGTTCACCCAGAACAAGCCCGGCCTGGCCGACAGCCCGGCTGCCGCGAAGGGCGCCAAGATCATCTCGATCGAGGACATCCGCTGGGGCCGCCGCGACATCAAGACGGTGCAATTGCTGTATCCGTCGATGGGCAAGATGATGGCCAAGAAGGCGGGCTGCGACGATGCCTGGCTGATCGAGGACGGCTATGTGACCGAAGGCACCTCGAACAACGCCTACTATGTGAAGAACGGCAAGATCGTGACCCGGCCGCTGTCCAATGACATCCTGCACGGGATCACCCGCGCCGCTGTTCTGCGCCTGGCGGAAGAAGCGCAGATGGAAATCGAGGAGCGCCTGTTCACCATCGACGAGGCGAAGGCGGCGGATGAGGCCTTTACCACTTCTGCCAGCGCCTTTGTGATGCCGGTGGTGGAGATCGACGGTGTGGCCCTGGGCGATGGCACCCCCGGCCCGATCGCCAAGCGCCTGCGCGAGATCTACCTGGAGGAAAGCCGCAAGAAAGCGGTTTGA
- the rpmI gene encoding 50S ribosomal protein L35, translating into MPKMKTKSSAKKRFKVTATGKVLAGQAGKRHGMIKRTRKFIRDARGTTTLSAPDAKIVKGFMPYDR; encoded by the coding sequence ATGCCCAAGATGAAGACAAAGTCGAGCGCCAAAAAGCGCTTTAAGGTGACCGCGACCGGCAAGGTCCTGGCAGGTCAGGCCGGCAAGCGCCACGGCATGATCAAACGGACCCGCAAGTTCATCCGCGACGCCCGCGGCACCACCACCCTGTCGGCACCCGACGCAAAGATCGTCAAGGGCTTCATGCCCTACGACCGCTAA
- a CDS encoding DUF1244 domain-containing protein, with product MDKQTEIEIQAAAFRRLQKHLMEDRTDVQNIDLMNMAGFCRNCLARWYQEAANERGIDMDKTAAREAYYGMTMAEWKAGYQTEAGPEKQAEFEVSFKENVAGKQ from the coding sequence ATGGACAAGCAAACCGAGATTGAAATCCAGGCCGCCGCCTTCCGCCGCTTGCAAAAGCACCTGATGGAAGACCGCACCGATGTGCAGAACATCGACCTGATGAACATGGCCGGTTTCTGCCGCAACTGCCTGGCGCGCTGGTACCAGGAGGCGGCCAACGAGCGCGGCATCGACATGGACAAGACCGCCGCGCGCGAGGCCTATTACGGCATGACCATGGCCGAGTGGAAAGCCGGCTACCAGACCGAGGCCGGTCCGGAGAAACAGGCGGAATTCGAGGTCTCGTTCAAGGAAAACGTGGCGGGCAAGCAATAG
- a CDS encoding DUF6868 family protein yields MTQDTLSAFFGWLTVLHLGLFTLSAVLMLLMQDWAASLHARMFGLAPADVSLTIYRWLGTYKILILTTALGPWAALQLI; encoded by the coding sequence ATGACACAGGACACCCTCTCTGCCTTCTTCGGCTGGCTGACCGTTCTGCATCTCGGCCTGTTCACGCTCTCTGCCGTTCTGATGCTGCTGATGCAGGACTGGGCGGCCAGTCTGCACGCCCGCATGTTCGGACTGGCGCCTGCGGATGTCAGCCTAACCATCTACCGCTGGCTTGGGACCTATAAGATCCTGATCCTGACAACGGCACTGGGGCCTTGGGCCGCGCTGCAGCTGATCTGA
- a CDS encoding VOC family protein, whose translation MIAYVTVGADDIARAKRFYSALLPALGYALKEGPEGLSYALPAEPGQSPVLPDFYVKPAFDGRPASAGNGSMVAFEARNQKQVRDLHAAALAAGGSDEGRPGFRASYGPRFYVGYLRDPQGNKIALFSCNPKEPGRSG comes from the coding sequence ATGATTGCCTATGTCACCGTTGGTGCAGATGACATCGCGCGTGCAAAGCGGTTTTACTCCGCGCTGCTGCCGGCCCTTGGCTACGCATTGAAAGAGGGGCCTGAGGGGCTCAGCTACGCCTTGCCTGCTGAGCCGGGCCAGTCACCCGTTCTGCCGGATTTTTACGTCAAGCCAGCCTTCGATGGGCGTCCGGCATCGGCCGGCAACGGGTCCATGGTCGCCTTTGAGGCACGCAATCAAAAGCAGGTTCGCGACCTTCATGCCGCCGCGCTTGCCGCAGGCGGTTCCGACGAGGGTCGCCCTGGTTTCCGCGCCTCTTACGGCCCCCGCTTTTATGTGGGCTACCTGCGCGACCCTCAAGGCAATAAGATCGCGCTTTTCTCCTGCAACCCGAAGGAACCGGGGCGCAGCGGCTAG
- a CDS encoding AraC family transcriptional regulator, with protein MGQTDDIRRRGWSSSDAVQTLPHGVASYARTYRDGYVSAWHDHPRHQLVYAVAGLMMAKADGTSWAVPAGTGLIVPAAMLHEIRMVGEVQLQSLYIDPAETGAGAMAACRAVTVSGLLAGLIAALCAMGNPWPLPPRAHHLSQLILIELGAAPDTPLALPYPPDARLRRVCDALMADPGSARTIDHWAALAGMSRRSFTRAFQRQTGRSFGQWRERLRCQIALRAQARGAAMEQVARDLGYASRYALQAMMRRRV; from the coding sequence ATGGGCCAAACAGATGATATCCGGAGGCGGGGCTGGTCCTCGTCCGATGCGGTGCAAACGCTGCCGCATGGGGTGGCATCTTATGCCCGGACGTACCGGGATGGCTATGTCTCCGCCTGGCATGACCACCCGCGCCATCAGCTGGTCTATGCCGTTGCCGGGCTGATGATGGCCAAGGCCGATGGCACCAGCTGGGCGGTGCCTGCGGGCACAGGTCTGATCGTGCCTGCGGCCATGCTGCACGAGATCCGGATGGTGGGAGAGGTGCAGCTGCAATCCTTGTATATCGATCCGGCGGAAACCGGCGCCGGGGCGATGGCGGCTTGCCGTGCGGTAACGGTCTCCGGGCTGCTGGCGGGGCTGATTGCGGCGCTGTGCGCAATGGGCAATCCCTGGCCGCTGCCGCCCCGGGCGCATCACCTGAGCCAGCTGATCCTGATCGAACTGGGGGCGGCGCCAGACACGCCGCTGGCGCTGCCGTACCCGCCGGACGCGCGGCTGCGCCGGGTGTGCGATGCGCTGATGGCGGATCCGGGAAGTGCGCGGACAATTGACCATTGGGCGGCGCTGGCAGGGATGAGCCGCCGTTCCTTCACCCGGGCGTTTCAGCGGCAGACCGGCCGCAGCTTCGGCCAGTGGCGGGAGCGGCTGCGCTGCCAGATTGCCTTGCGGGCGCAAGCGCGGGGCGCGGCGATGGAGCAGGTTGCACGCGATCTTGGCTATGCCAGCCGCTATGCGCTGCAGGCGATGATGCGGCGGCGGGTGTAA
- the pyk gene encoding pyruvate kinase — protein MKRSRNVKIVATLGPASETYETIRALHEAGADVFRLNMSHGSHPEIAEKHRIIRQVEQDLDSPIAILADLQGPKLRVGVFANGAEDLVEGARFRLDLDEAEGDVNRVCLPHPEIFQALEPGAHLLVNDGKIRLAVADCGPDFADCVVETGGTISNRKGVNVPDVVLPLAALSEKDRADLEFVCDLGVDWLALSFVQRAKDVFEARQLADGRAAVLSKIEKPQAVEDFEAILDASDGIMVARGDLGVELPVAAVPPIQKRLVRKCRAAAKPVIVATQMLESMIESPMPTRAEVSDVATAIYEGTDAIMLSAESAAGQYPIEAVQTMNKVAIEVEADPTYTQIIAASRSAKGTTVADGIVAAAREIAEKTEIKAICCFTQSGTTALLTARERPGVPIIAMTPVSATARRLCLSWGCKCVMTPELDRFKGAVVNAARAARAGGYAGDTDQIVVTAGVPFNVPGTTNILRIAPCDERLIYSTDPE, from the coding sequence ATGAAACGCTCGCGCAATGTGAAGATTGTCGCCACCCTGGGGCCGGCTTCGGAAACCTATGAAACCATCCGCGCCCTGCATGAAGCCGGCGCCGACGTGTTCCGGCTGAACATGTCGCACGGCAGCCACCCGGAGATTGCCGAAAAGCACCGGATCATCCGCCAGGTGGAGCAGGATCTGGACAGCCCGATCGCGATCCTGGCTGACCTTCAGGGGCCGAAACTGCGGGTGGGTGTCTTTGCCAATGGTGCCGAAGATCTGGTGGAAGGCGCCAGGTTCCGTCTTGATCTGGACGAGGCCGAGGGCGACGTGAACCGGGTGTGCCTGCCGCATCCCGAGATTTTCCAGGCGCTGGAGCCGGGCGCGCATCTCTTGGTCAATGACGGCAAGATCCGTCTGGCGGTCGCGGACTGCGGTCCGGATTTCGCCGATTGCGTGGTGGAGACCGGCGGCACCATTTCGAACCGCAAGGGCGTGAACGTGCCCGACGTGGTGCTGCCGCTGGCGGCGCTGTCGGAGAAGGACCGCGCGGATCTGGAGTTTGTCTGCGATCTTGGCGTTGACTGGCTGGCGCTGTCCTTCGTGCAGCGCGCCAAGGACGTGTTTGAGGCCCGCCAGCTGGCCGACGGCCGCGCCGCGGTGCTGTCAAAGATCGAAAAACCGCAGGCGGTGGAGGATTTCGAGGCCATCCTGGATGCCTCGGACGGGATCATGGTGGCGCGCGGCGACCTTGGGGTGGAGCTGCCGGTGGCGGCGGTGCCGCCGATCCAGAAGCGGCTGGTGCGCAAGTGCCGGGCAGCGGCCAAGCCGGTGATCGTGGCGACCCAGATGCTGGAAAGCATGATCGAAAGCCCGATGCCGACCCGCGCCGAAGTCTCGGACGTGGCGACCGCCATCTATGAAGGCACCGACGCGATCATGCTGAGTGCCGAAAGCGCGGCCGGCCAGTATCCGATCGAAGCCGTGCAGACCATGAACAAGGTCGCGATCGAGGTCGAGGCAGACCCCACCTATACCCAGATCATCGCCGCCTCGCGTTCGGCCAAGGGCACCACCGTGGCCGATGGCATTGTGGCGGCGGCGCGCGAGATTGCCGAGAAGACCGAGATCAAGGCGATCTGCTGTTTCACCCAGTCCGGCACCACCGCGCTGCTGACCGCGCGCGAACGCCCCGGCGTGCCGATCATCGCCATGACTCCGGTCAGCGCCACGGCGCGGCGGCTGTGCCTCAGCTGGGGGTGCAAATGCGTGATGACGCCGGAGCTGGACCGCTTCAAAGGCGCTGTGGTGAACGCGGCGCGGGCGGCGCGCGCCGGCGGCTACGCCGGCGACACGGACCAGATCGTGGTCACTGCCGGGGTGCCCTTCAACGTGCCGGGCACCACCAACATCCTGCGCATTGCCCCCTGCGATGAGCGATTGATTTACAGCACCGATCCGGAATAA
- a CDS encoding MSMEG_1061 family FMN-dependent PPOX-type flavoprotein, whose amino-acid sequence MQKITSTETLEQIYGAAAPRSLTKVATRLTPLYREWIAASRFLVLSTVGAEGTDASPRGDDGPVVHIADQRTLWLPDWRGNNRLDSLRNIVRDSRVSLMFMVHGSTNVVRVNGSAFLTADSSARAAFERKTLRPATVAVITLEELYFQCAKAILRSRLWDADAGRPALPTAGQFLQEQEAELEAEAYDAGYAEYAKSRMW is encoded by the coding sequence ATGCAGAAAATCACCAGCACTGAAACCCTTGAACAGATCTACGGCGCCGCCGCGCCGCGGTCCCTGACCAAGGTCGCCACCCGGCTGACACCGCTGTACCGGGAGTGGATAGCTGCCTCCCGCTTTCTGGTGCTGTCCACCGTCGGCGCTGAGGGCACCGATGCCAGCCCGCGCGGCGATGACGGCCCGGTGGTGCATATCGCGGATCAGCGGACCCTCTGGCTGCCGGACTGGCGCGGCAACAACCGGCTCGATTCGCTGCGCAACATCGTGCGCGACAGCCGTGTCAGCCTGATGTTCATGGTGCATGGCAGCACCAATGTGGTGCGGGTCAATGGCTCCGCCTTCCTGACAGCGGACAGCTCCGCCCGCGCTGCGTTTGAGCGCAAGACCCTGCGGCCCGCGACGGTGGCGGTGATCACCCTCGAAGAACTGTACTTTCAATGCGCCAAGGCAATCCTGCGCTCCCGCCTGTGGGATGCGGACGCCGGGCGCCCTGCGCTGCCCACCGCGGGGCAGTTCCTGCAGGAGCAGGAGGCGGAGCTCGAGGCCGAAGCCTATGATGCGGGATACGCGGAATACGCCAAGTCCCGGATGTGGTGA